The following are from one region of the Silene latifolia isolate original U9 population chromosome 9, ASM4854445v1, whole genome shotgun sequence genome:
- the LOC141600551 gene encoding uncharacterized protein LOC141600551: MPEDSDNNNHHSYDYYDDPLYLSSSNQPYSQLVSSLFDGTDFLGWKQDVLMALASKNKDCFVDGTLPQPPKTDKKYHQWVCCDLMVMKWILNFLDKSIRDNLKYVNKLKNFWDTLDSLDPIPQCSCGKISLCTCTPMKRVVAGENNSKLIQFLMGLNNGYDQVVESVDVFTESSVYAAYKPPESHQADKKSKKHCSNCDMNNHSLKECFWVNGCAYCEKPGHKIDKCYRLVGFPSDKSNKPADKYPKAKPKSYDGKKSFKKTANNVDVIEEAPPVADNPLAGSQGITVDPGVMNGLVSSVVDQVLNRLNEFSCILLLSHANAVHSSLMLHDWIIDTGASDHMTFNFFLMHNVRILPKPLSIGLPDGTVKYVTKIGDVSLTDNIVLLSVLFLPDFRQNLLSVTKLIDNNNLCAMFSASACEFQDLSTKNIIAYGRRVGDLYRFQNF; this comes from the exons ATGCCTGAAGATTCAGATAATAACAACCATCATAGTTATGATTACTATGATGATCCTCTTTACTTATCTTCTTCAAATCAGCCTTACTCACAACTGGTTTCTTCACTCTTTGATGGCACTGACTTTCTGGGGTGGAAGCAAGATGTGTTAATGGCACTTGCTTCAAAGAATAAAGATTGCTTTGTTGATGGAACATTGCCTCAGCCACCTAAGACGGACAAGAAGTATCATCAATGGGTTTGCTGTGATCTGATGGTGATGAAGTGGATTCTCAATTTCTTGGACAAGTCTATTCGTGACAATCTCAAATATGTCAA TAAGTTGAAGAATTTTTGGGATACCTTAGACAGTTTAGACCCAATTCCCCAGTGTTCTTGTGGCAAGATTTCTTTGTGTACATGTACTCCTATGAAAAGGGTTGTGGCTGGTGAGAACAATTCTAAGTTGATCCAATTTTTGATGGGTCTTAATAATGGGTATGATCAG GTTGTTGAGTCTGTTGACGTTTTCACTGAGTCATCTGTCTATGCTGCCTACAAACCCCCTGAGTCACATCAAGCTGATAAGAAATCAAAGAAACATTGTAGTAATTGTGATATGAATAATCACAGCTTAAAAGAGTGTTTTTGGGTCAATGGGTGTGCTTATTGTGAAAAACCTGGGCATAAGATTGACAAGTGTTATAGGCTTGTGGGATTTCCTTCTGATAAGTCCAACAAACCTGCTGATAAATATCCGAAAGCTAAACCAAAATCTTATGATGGTAAGAAAAGCTTCAAGAAGACAGCTAATAATGTTGATGTCATAGAAGAGGCTCCTCCCGTTGCTGATAATCCATTGGCAGGTTCTCAAGGTATTACTGTTGATCCAGGTGTGATGAATGGTTTGGTTTCTTCTGTGGTTGATCAAGTTCTCAACAGGCTCAATGAGTTttctt GTATTCTTCTTTTGTCTCATGCTAATGCAGTTCATAGTAGTTTAATGTTGCATGATTGGATCATTGACACGGGTGCCTCTGATCATATGACCTTTAATTTTTTCCTTATGCATAATGTTAGAATACTTCCTAAGCCTTTATCTATAGGACTACCAGATGGAACTGTCAAATATGTGACCAAGATTGGCGATGTGTCATTAACTGATAACATTGTGCTGCTTAGTGTTCTTTTTTTGCCTGATTTTCGCCAAAACTTGTTGTCTGTTACCAAGCTTATTGATAATAACAACTTGTGTGCTATGTTTTCTGCTTCTGCTTGTGAATTTCAGGACCTTTCAACTAAAAATATCATTGCATATGGAAGGAGAGTAGGAGATCTTTACAGATTTCAAAACTTTTGA